The DNA segment ACCGGGCAACCGGACGTCGCCCAGGCCCACGTCGATGCTGATCCGTGCCGTCGCGTCGGCCGGCACGATCACCTTCAGCCGGCCCGCCCCCACCTCGGCCCGCGTGGTCAGTGTCTGCCCCTTGGCCGGGTGCAGGCGTCTGAGGTCGAGGGTGCCGACACCGGTGCCGAGGTCGTAACCGGAGCGGGCGTCCGCCGCGTTGGCGGGCTTCCAGGACGTCTTCTTCCACTGCGCCGTGACGTCCTCGGGCAGTGCGGAGGCCCCGGCGAGCAGTGCCGCCGTGATCAGCGCGAGGAACACCGAGCCGGCTCCCGTGCGCCCCAGGAACGCGCTGAGCGCGATGCCCAGGCCCAACACCACGAGCGCACAGGCCAGGCCGGTCTGCAGACTGATGGCGGCCGGCCGCGTGTCCCACGTCAGCCCGGCGCCCAGGCCGCCCGCCAGCAGGGCGAGCAGGAATATCCAGCCGCCGATCCAACGCGGGCCGCGCGGTCTTGGGGCGTCGGTCTTCGGTGTGCGGAGCGAACCGGGGTGGGTCCAGGGGGTGGCGATGCCGACGTTCACGGCCGAGGCGACGTCGCGGCCCCGGGCGTCGCCGGGCCCCCACAGATAGCCGGTGCCGCCGGCCTGGGTGCCGTCCTTGCCGATCGGGTCCCGCCACCACGACGGGTAGGTGGCGGTGACCGGCGGCGCCTGCGCCTCCGGCGGCGCGTCCGCGGCGGCCTGCGCGGCTATGGGGTGTCCCCTGGTCGGGTGGGGTCCGGAGCTGGGGGAGGGGTCAGGAGTGTCCCGGTGCCGAGACCAGTACCCGGCGCCGGCCAGGAGCAGGGAGAGCACCACGGCGAAGGTCAGCACCGCGCCGTTTCTGAGCGTGGTCAGCACCACTCCGCAGCCGACCAGCGCGAACAGCACGCCGGCCAGGGCCTGCCCGTCGACGCGACCCGTGAGCAGCTTGCGGACCTCGTTCTCCTCCTCGTCCTCGTAGGGCACGAGGAGCCAGGCGAAGCCGTAGAAGATCAGGCCGATGCCGCCGGTCGCGGCCAGCACGGCCAGGGTGATCCGGTAGATCACCGGATCCATGTCGGTTTGCCGCCCGAGTCCGGAGCACACTCCGGCGATCACCTTGTGCCGCCGGTCGCGCCGGAAGCCCTGGGCGGTCGCGGCGGGGTCCTGCGCCGGGTCCCGCTCCTCCGTGTCCGCGCCTGCGCGGGTGTCCGTGCCCGCGCTCGTGCCCGCGCTCGTGCGTGCTCCTGTGCCTGCACCCCTGTCTGTGCCTGGGGACGCGCCCGCGCCGGTGGGGCCGGTGCCGTCGCCTCCCGTCTGGCCCGGCCGTCCCGTCGCGGCGGGTGCGGCATCCGTCGGTCCGGTGCCCGGGTCCGGGCGCGGGCCGGAGCCGGGTCCCGGACCCGTCGCGGCGTGCTCGTGATCCGTCATGCGTCCATGGTGACGGCCCGCCCGCCGCGACGGCAGTCGGGACAACCCTGGGCGAACCCTGAAATCGGCCCTGAGACGCGATGGGGGGACGTTCGATCTCCGGCAACCCGCCCGTTCCGGACGGCCGGACCGACGAATCAGGGGAACCCTCGCGAAGATCAGGGGACTCTAGGGGGCTGACCCTGATGCTCTGTTCTCGCGACCGTGTGACCATCGATGGCATGCCGGAAGCCGCAAGCCTGACCCTCGACGACCCGCGGCCGCCGCGCAAGCTCTACCGCAGCGGTGACGGCCGCTGGCTCGGCGGAGTGGCGCGGGGCCTCGCCGGGCACCTCGGGCTGCCCGTGGTCTGGGTGCGGCTCGCCTTCGTCGGCCTGTTCATGGCCAACGGACTCGGCGCCCTGCTGTACGCCGCGTTCTGGTTCTTCGTCCCCCTCGGCGTCGGCGGCGTCGCCGGCCACAAGCCGCCGTCGCTGGTCGGCACCGAGACCTCGCCGGACGGTCGCCGCAGACTGGTGACACGCAAGCCGGACAAGGGGCAGATGGTCGCCCTGCTCCTCATGGTCATCGTGTCCATGGTCTTCGTGAGCAGCGTCAATCTGACCAAGGGCGCCAAGGCCTACCTCCTGCCCGCCGTCCTGGTCGCGGCCGGTGTCGCCCTCGTCTGGCGGCAGGCGGACAACGCCCGCCGGGCCCGCTGGGTCGAGGTCGGCAGCCGCCGGCGCACCCTCACCCTGCTGCGCGCGGGCGTGGGCGTCCTGCTGGTGACGGCCGGTGTCTCCGCCATCTTCGTCATGCAGGGCTCGGCGGCCCACCTCGGCGCGGTCCTCGAGGCCGCGCTCGCCGTCCTTGTCGGGATCACCCTGCTCGCCGGCCCCTACCTCGTCCGCATGACCCAGGACCTGTCCCAGGAACGCCTGATGCGCATCCGCGCCCAGGAGCGTGCCGAGGTCGCCGCGCACGTCCACGACTCCGTGCTGCACACCCTCACCCTGATCCAGCGCAACGCCGACAACGCGAACGAGGTGCGGCGTCTGGCCCGCGCCCAGGAACGCGACCTGCGTACCTGGCTGTACAAGCCCGAGGGCACCGGGAAGGACGAGGCCGACGAGCCGGACACGGTCGCGGAGGCGGTGCGCCGCAACGCGGCCGAGGTCGAGGACAAGCACGGCGTGCCCATCGAGGTCGTCGTGGTCGGCGACTGCCCGCTCGACGAGAGGACCAGTGCGCAGATGCAGGCCGCGCGCGAGGCGATGGTGAACGCCGCCAAGTACGGTGGCGAGGGCGGCGCCGTACAGGTCTACGCCGAAGTCGAGGGCAGGACGGTCTTCGTGTCCGTTCGCGACCGGGGCCCCGGCTTCGACCTGGACTCGATACCCGGCGACCGCATGGGCGTCAGAGAATCGATCATCGGCCGCATGGAACGCAATGGCGGCACGGCCCGGCTCCGGTCGGTGCCGGGCGGCGGTACCGAGGTCGAGCTGGAGATGGAGAGGGCGGAGAAGACGGTATGAGCGACGCGACCGAGACGAACGGCACGGCGGGGGCGGCGGAGGTGTCCGAGTCCGGGCGTGGCACCGGCGGCGGCCCGGACGGGCGCCATGTCCGTGTGGTGCTCGTCGACGACCACCGTATGTTCCGCACCGGTGTCCAGGCCGAGATCGGGCAGACCGCACAGACCGGCGTCGAGGTGATCGGGGAGGCCCCCGACGTCGACCAGGCGGTCTCGGTCATCACCGCGACCCGGCCCGAGGTGGTCCTCCTCGACGTCCACCTGCCGGGCGGCGGCGGGGTCGAAGTGCTGCGCCGCTGCACGGCGTTGATGACGGACCCCGGCCGGCCCGTGCGTTTCCTCGCGCTGTCCGTGTCCGACGCGGCGGAGGACGTGATCGGTGTGATCCGGGGAGGTGCCCGCGGTTATGTCACCAAGACCATCACCGGCTCCGACCTCATCGACTCCATCTTCCGCGTACAGGAGGGCGATGCCGTCTTCTCCCCGCGTCTGGCCGGGTTCGTTCTGGACGCCTTCGCCTCCACCGACGCCCCGCCGGTCGACGAGGATCTCGACCGCCTCACCCAGCGCGAACGCGAGGTGCTCCGCCTGATCGCGCGTGGCTACGCCTACAAGGAGATCGCCAAGCAGCTGTTCATCTCCGTCAAGACGGTCGAGTCCCATGTCTCCGCGGTGCTCAGGAAGCTTCAGCTCTCCAACCGGCACGAGCTGACCCGCTGGGCGACGGCACGACGGCTGGTCTGAGCGGGCGGCGCGCACGCCCCCGGGGTGCTTCCCTGCGGACGCGTTGTGCCCACCCGCGGGTGTCCGAGCGTCAGGCGGGGCCCTGGTGGAGGCGGAGGAGCGCGGCGGCGGCGTCAGCCACCTGCCGGCGCAGCTCTGCGGGTTCGAGGACCTCGACACCTGGTCCGAGGCGCAGCACCTCGCCGACGGCGTGTCCGAGCGACTCGATCGGGACGACGGTCCGCACACGGCCGTTCTCGTCCGGCGGCTCCGCGTGCGCCTGCGCCGACTGCCGGACGGCCACGTCCACCAGCTCGGGAAAGCGCCGCCACGCCTCCGCCGTGAGGCGGAGCACGGCGCGGTCCCGGAACCGGCGAGCATCGAAGCCGGCCAGCCAGGCGCGCCAGTACTCGGTCAGGTCGAAGCCCGCCGGCCGGTCGAAGGGCTCGTCCCCGGCCTCCTCCAGCCGGCGGATCTGCGACACCCGGTAGGTCCGGATGCCGCGCGTTCCGTCGGCGCCCAGCGGGTCGGGGCTCAGCGGGGCCGGGGCCGGCGGGGCCGGGCTCAGTGAGTCCTGGCCCGGAAATGACGGGCCCAGCGACTCCGCGACCAGGTACCAGGTACCGGCCTTCAGCACGATCCCGAGGGGCCGCAGCTCCCGCCGTACGTCCTGCGGCTTCGCCCAGCGGTGGTAGTGGACCCGTAGCGTCCGCCGGTTCCACACCGCCGCGGCGACCGCCAGAAGGTGCGGGACCTCTTCCGCGTCGCGATACCAGCGCGGCGTGTCCAGGTGGAACCGCTCGCGGACCCGTGCCGACCGTTCGCGCAGTGCCGGCGGCAGGGCCGCGTCCAGTTTCAGCTGGGCCGCCGCGAGGTCGGCGCCGAGACCCAGTTCGGACGCGGGGCCGGGGAGACCGGACAGCGCGAGGGCGTCCGCCTCGTCGTCGTGCAGTCCGGTCAACCGGGTGCGGTAGCCCGCGACCAGCGCGAACCCGCCCGCGTGGCCCGACTCGCCGTAGACCGGAACACCCGCGGCGGAGAGTGCGTCCACGTCCCGGTAGACGGTGCGCACCGAGACCTCCAGCTCGGCGGCCAGCTGACGGGCGGTCATCCGGCCGCGGTTCTGCAGGAGCAGGACGAGAGAGAGCAGACGGCTCGCGGTCTTGGCCACGTCTGTCATCTTCGCCGACTCGACTGACAGGCCGTGGCAGTGAAGCCTCGTTCAATGAGCGCATGATCACGGAATGCCGCACGCGGCGAACCGGACGCCTCTTGGTGTCCGCCGCCTTCATCACCTCGCTCGGCAACAACGTCCAGTTGATTTCCGGCGCGCTGCTGGTGATCCGCCACCATCACACGATGCTGTCGGTGGGCTGGTTGTTCATCGCCGTGGCGATCCCCCAGGCGCTGCTCTCTCCGTTCTTCGGCCGGCTGGCCGACCGCGTCGACCGGCGCAAGTTGTGGATCTTCAGTGATGTGGCGAGCGCGGTCACGGCTCTCGCGCTCCCGGTGTGGCTGTGGTTCGGGCACGGTGGGGGTGCCGGACCGGCGGTCTACGTGGCCAACCTCGCCCTGGCCGTCCTCGCCGCGCTGTTCTTCCCGGCCAGCGCGGCGTTGGTCAAGGAGCGGACCCCGCCCGAGCGGCTCCGCGGCTTCAACGCCCACTACGAGATGGCGACGCAGGCGGGGATGCTGCTCTCGGCGACGGTCGGCGGTCTGGCGGTCCAGCTCTTCGGGGCGGTCCCGTTGCTGCTGGTCAACGCGGGCACGTTCGCGGTGTCGGCGGTGTGTGTGACGGCGGTGGGGCGAGGGCGGGAAGGCGGGGCGGGCGTCTCCACGACCACGGAGGACGCCGCCATGCCGCCGGTCCACGACGCCGGTGCGCCGGTCACCCCTCGGCTGCCGATGGCGTGGCTGGTGGTGCTGTTCGCCCAAGGCAGCGTCGTGGTCACGGTGTTCAACGCCCTGCTGCCGAAGTTCGTGCTGGGAGTGTCGCATCGGGGGGCGGCCACGTTCGGCGCCATAGACGCGCTCGGCAGCCTCGGTTTTCTGCTGGCCACAGGCGCGTACAGGATCTCGGGCCGCAGGTTCGGCGACCTGTGGACGGCGGTGGCCGGCTTCCTGCTGTGCAGCGTGCTGTTCGCGCTTCAGCCGCACTTCGGTGTGGCGGGGGCGGCGCTGCTGGTGCCGTGTGGGGCGTTCGTCTTCGGCCAGGCGCGGATCGCGTCCCGCAACCTGCTGATGGCGACGGCGGGGCTGGACCGGGCGGGCCGGGTCTTCGGCCTGGCCAACGGGGGTGGGCTGGCCGCGACGGTCGTGGTGATGCTGCTGGTCGCCGTGATCACGGACCGCTTCGGAGCCGGGTACGGCTTCGCCGCGACGGCCGTGCTGAGCGCGACCGCCACGGCGGCCGCGGGCCACCACCTGTTCCGTGCCCGTGCCCGAATGCGTGACCGCGGTCATGGAGCGGCTCGTCAGGTGCGGGAGCGACCCGTCGGTGAGGTACTGCCTTGAGAGCGTGCGGCGGTTTCCGTGCCGCGCGGCCGCTTCCATGCCGCGCGACTTCGGTTCCACGCCGTACGGCCGCCTTCCGCCGCGTCACCGCACTTCCGGGAAGACGCCTCACGCCACCCGCGTCGCCCCCGCGAACGGCATCTGGTCGATCGGGGCGACGCGCACCGGGGCCGAGGGGTTCGGGGCGTGGATCATCTGGCCGTTGCCGACGTAGATGCCCACGTGACTGATGCCGGAGTAGAAGAACACCAGGTCACCGGGTTGGAGTTGGGAGCGGGAGACGCGTCGGCCGGCGTTGATCTGCGCGTAGGTGGTGCGGGGCAGGGAGACGCCGGCGGAGCGGTAGGCGGCCTGGATCAGGCCGGAGCAGTCGAAGGCGTTGGGGCCGGTCGCGCCCCAGACGTAGGGGCTGCCGAGCTTCTGGTAGGCGTAGGCGACGGCTGCCGCGGCCCGAGAGCCGGGCGCCTCCGCTCCGGAACCGTGCGCCGCGGCGGATCCGCCCTGCCGCAGGGGCAGCCGGACGTCCACGGCCGAGCGGGAGGCGTGGTCCGGCATCGTGTCGTCGCCCGTGACCTCGACGCGTTCTCGCGGGGTGAGCCGGTCCAGCAGTTCGCGCGCCTCGTCCAGCTTCGTGGTGACGGCCTTCTTCTGCCGCCGCAGCTCGGTCTGCCGCGACCGCAGCGATGTCAGTTCGACGCGGGCGGCACCGCGTAGCTGCTCGATCTCCCGCAGCTGCAGGCGTACCTGGCTGACGGTGCCGGCCTGCCGTTCGCCGACCCGTTCCGCGAACGCGGCGCCGTCCAGGTAGCGGTCGGGGTCGCGGGACAGCGCGAGCTGCCAGGCGGGGGAGAAGGCGCCGTCGCGGTACTGGGCCGCCGCGTACGAACCCAGGGCCTCCCGGGCGGCGTTGAGCTTCACCTGTTTGCGGGCGGTCTGGTCGTGCAGCGAGTTCACCCGCCGCTGGGCGTCGTTCGCCTTCTCCTTCGCCCCGTTGTACTTCTGCGTGGCCGTCTCCGCCTCCTGGTAGAGCTTGTCGACCTTGGCCTTCACCTGTGCCGGGGTCAGTCGCGGCGCGGCGTGTCCCGTGCCGTCGAAGGCCGTCGCGGTGGCCGCGCCCGCGAGGGCGAGGGTGGCGGCCGTGCGCGCCGTGTTGCCGCTGAGCGAGCGCTGTCGGGACTTTCGGTGCGCTGCCACCTGGACAGTCACGTCCTTCCGTGGGACTCGTCCGGCCGAGGACGCGGACGACCGGGGGGCGGTCCGTGCGTCCGGCGGCGGCCCGCACAGGGGGAACGGGCCGCCGCCGGACCTTCTCGGCGGGGGTGGCCGACTGCCGCCCCTGGGCGGGCGGCGGTGGGGAGCCGGTCACCTGGGGGAGGACGCTAGGCCCGACTGTGACGGGTCGGTAACGCGGTGTACGGAACTGGTTCCGACGAGTCGGGGTGTGACCGTATGTGAGCGGATTGGCCGGCCGGAGCCGTCGCCTTCACGCAGCGTGGTGATCGATGCGGGGAATGCGGGGACGAGGAAGGCGCGGGGTGCTATGGGACGCATATATGCAAGATCCAGCGGCGCCGGTGCCGATGTGCCGGTGCCGATGCCGGGGCCGGTGACGGACGGGGCGCGCTTCTCTGACTAGGCTCCGGACTCATGGACGTACTCATCCATCTCTTCGTCGGCCTGCACATCATCGGCATCGCGGCGCTGCTCGGCGGTTTCCTCACCCAGATGAAGGCGATGGGCCGCGGTACGGCCCGCTTCGTCCCGGGAATGCTGCACGGCGCCTTCACCATGCTGGTCACGGGCGTGATCCTGGTCGGCCTCAACGAGGCCGACGGCCACCACGTCAACTCCGTCAAGATCGGCGTGAAGCTGGCCCTGCTGATCGTGATCCTCGGCCTGGTCTATGTGAAGCGCGACGAGGAACAGGTCGACAAGCGCCTCTTCGGGCTGGTCGGCGCGCTGACCATGGCGAACATCTTCATCGCCGTGCTGTGGACGTGACGCCCGGCGCCTTTCTCCCGTCCCGGCCGGCCCGGGCGCGCGCCGTGAGCACCGCGCCCGCGGCGGCGGCCAGCCACGCCGCCACCGAGATCCACACCAGCACCCGCCCCGGCACCGTCAGCCATGCGAAACCCAGGGCGGCCGCGACCGACAGCGTCGCCGCCGCCGTCGTCCCCATCGGGAACACCGTCGCCCACCGCCGTACGTCGTAACCCGGCCGCGGCCGGGCCAGCTCGGCCGCCAGCAGGACGACGTAGCAGGCCAGATCCAGTACGAGCAGTACGACCGTCGCGTCGTGCAGGACGCCGCGGTCGTCGTCGTTCCACAGGTACAGCCGTGTGCTGTCGGCGGAGAGCAGTTCGGCCCCGGCCAGGGCCGAGACGGACAGCGTCCCGCCCGCGATCCAGTGGTCCCCGCAGCCCCTGACCACCTGCCACGGATCGAACCGCGCCAGCGCGCGGACGTAGAGCAGCAGCCCCAGCCAGAACAGCACCAGTGCCACGTGCGCGAGCCACGCCACCGTCTCGGCCGCGGCCAGCGTCGCCGCCTGCACCGCGAGCGCCTGCGTGGCCACGCAGCCCAGGAACACCGTCCCCGGCATGCGCTGCCCCCGGTGCCGTACGGCCGGCAGGAGCAGCACCGGCCAGAGGAGCGCGGCCAGTGCCAGCAGCGCCTCGGCCACCGTCGGCCGGCCGAGCAGCGAGATCCGGGTGCCGATCACCGCCGTGGCCGCGACGGCGGTGATCGCGACCGGACTCTCCGCCTCAGCGATCCACCGCCGGCGCTGCCCGACGAGCCGCACGACGAAGTCGGCGCCCAGCGCCGACCAGGCGGCACAGGCCAGCCCCAGGGCCACCAGGGACACCACCTCGGCACCCGCCAGATGGAGCCCGACCGACACGATGGCGGTCGCCATGACGGCAGCCCCCGCCGCGGGCGAACGCCCCGCCCACCACACGCACAGATCTGAGATGCCGGGCATACGGCCGATGCTAGGAAGTCACCCGGTCCGGAGGCGGAGGGCACGCGCGCGTGGGGCGCGAGAAAGACGCGTCGCGGTGGGGGAGCGCTGCCGTCAGGCCGGTCGTACGACGCTGTGGACGACCGTGCCGGCATCGGGCTGGACCGGGTCCTCGCGGACGTACTCACCCGGGCGGGGAGCGTGGACCATCACTCCGTCACCCAGATAGAGGCCGACGTGGCTGCCGTCGTCGTGGAGGAAGACCAGGTCACC comes from the Streptomyces sp. NBC_00820 genome and includes:
- a CDS encoding helix-turn-helix transcriptional regulator, which produces MTDVAKTASRLLSLVLLLQNRGRMTARQLAAELEVSVRTVYRDVDALSAAGVPVYGESGHAGGFALVAGYRTRLTGLHDDEADALALSGLPGPASELGLGADLAAAQLKLDAALPPALRERSARVRERFHLDTPRWYRDAEEVPHLLAVAAAVWNRRTLRVHYHRWAKPQDVRRELRPLGIVLKAGTWYLVAESLGPSFPGQDSLSPAPPAPAPLSPDPLGADGTRGIRTYRVSQIRRLEEAGDEPFDRPAGFDLTEYWRAWLAGFDARRFRDRAVLRLTAEAWRRFPELVDVAVRQSAQAHAEPPDENGRVRTVVPIESLGHAVGEVLRLGPGVEVLEPAELRRQVADAAAALLRLHQGPA
- a CDS encoding ATP-binding protein, with the translated sequence MPEAASLTLDDPRPPRKLYRSGDGRWLGGVARGLAGHLGLPVVWVRLAFVGLFMANGLGALLYAAFWFFVPLGVGGVAGHKPPSLVGTETSPDGRRRLVTRKPDKGQMVALLLMVIVSMVFVSSVNLTKGAKAYLLPAVLVAAGVALVWRQADNARRARWVEVGSRRRTLTLLRAGVGVLLVTAGVSAIFVMQGSAAHLGAVLEAALAVLVGITLLAGPYLVRMTQDLSQERLMRIRAQERAEVAAHVHDSVLHTLTLIQRNADNANEVRRLARAQERDLRTWLYKPEGTGKDEADEPDTVAEAVRRNAAEVEDKHGVPIEVVVVGDCPLDERTSAQMQAAREAMVNAAKYGGEGGAVQVYAEVEGRTVFVSVRDRGPGFDLDSIPGDRMGVRESIIGRMERNGGTARLRSVPGGGTEVELEMERAEKTV
- a CDS encoding C40 family peptidase — its product is MAAHRKSRQRSLSGNTARTAATLALAGAATATAFDGTGHAAPRLTPAQVKAKVDKLYQEAETATQKYNGAKEKANDAQRRVNSLHDQTARKQVKLNAAREALGSYAAAQYRDGAFSPAWQLALSRDPDRYLDGAAFAERVGERQAGTVSQVRLQLREIEQLRGAARVELTSLRSRQTELRRQKKAVTTKLDEARELLDRLTPRERVEVTGDDTMPDHASRSAVDVRLPLRQGGSAAAHGSGAEAPGSRAAAAVAYAYQKLGSPYVWGATGPNAFDCSGLIQAAYRSAGVSLPRTTYAQINAGRRVSRSQLQPGDLVFFYSGISHVGIYVGNGQMIHAPNPSAPVRVAPIDQMPFAGATRVA
- a CDS encoding MFS transporter, with product MITECRTRRTGRLLVSAAFITSLGNNVQLISGALLVIRHHHTMLSVGWLFIAVAIPQALLSPFFGRLADRVDRRKLWIFSDVASAVTALALPVWLWFGHGGGAGPAVYVANLALAVLAALFFPASAALVKERTPPERLRGFNAHYEMATQAGMLLSATVGGLAVQLFGAVPLLLVNAGTFAVSAVCVTAVGRGREGGAGVSTTTEDAAMPPVHDAGAPVTPRLPMAWLVVLFAQGSVVVTVFNALLPKFVLGVSHRGAATFGAIDALGSLGFLLATGAYRISGRRFGDLWTAVAGFLLCSVLFALQPHFGVAGAALLVPCGAFVFGQARIASRNLLMATAGLDRAGRVFGLANGGGLAATVVVMLLVAVITDRFGAGYGFAATAVLSATATAAAGHHLFRARARMRDRGHGAARQVRERPVGEVLP
- a CDS encoding PspC domain-containing protein, with product MTDHEHAATGPGPGSGPRPDPGTGPTDAAPAATGRPGQTGGDGTGPTGAGASPGTDRGAGTGARTSAGTSAGTDTRAGADTEERDPAQDPAATAQGFRRDRRHKVIAGVCSGLGRQTDMDPVIYRITLAVLAATGGIGLIFYGFAWLLVPYEDEEENEVRKLLTGRVDGQALAGVLFALVGCGVVLTTLRNGAVLTFAVVLSLLLAGAGYWSRHRDTPDPSPSSGPHPTRGHPIAAQAAADAPPEAQAPPVTATYPSWWRDPIGKDGTQAGGTGYLWGPGDARGRDVASAVNVGIATPWTHPGSLRTPKTDAPRPRGPRWIGGWIFLLALLAGGLGAGLTWDTRPAAISLQTGLACALVVLGLGIALSAFLGRTGAGSVFLALITAALLAGASALPEDVTAQWKKTSWKPANAADARSGYDLGTGVGTLDLRRLHPAKGQTLTTRAEVGAGRLKVIVPADATARISIDVGLGDVRLPGENRKDVDVEPGRHEDLTLPPAKGGKNAGTWEIELQVGVGQVEVSRAAS
- a CDS encoding response regulator transcription factor gives rise to the protein MSDATETNGTAGAAEVSESGRGTGGGPDGRHVRVVLVDDHRMFRTGVQAEIGQTAQTGVEVIGEAPDVDQAVSVITATRPEVVLLDVHLPGGGGVEVLRRCTALMTDPGRPVRFLALSVSDAAEDVIGVIRGGARGYVTKTITGSDLIDSIFRVQEGDAVFSPRLAGFVLDAFASTDAPPVDEDLDRLTQREREVLRLIARGYAYKEIAKQLFISVKTVESHVSAVLRKLQLSNRHELTRWATARRLV